The following are from one region of the Deltaproteobacteria bacterium genome:
- a CDS encoding ATP-binding protein, protein MRLTKARVQNYRSIIDSGEFEVENLKTILVGPNEAGKTVLLKALQQLKKPEDIDGFDVLRDYPRSKYKDITTGKVAPEDVTVATGFFDLEDEDKELIPEEFHGCKYKYERNYDNERYHALIDAPPQILFNSIKKDFLRMISHMDKQFKPDESDDEATKPSESFKLLTTDWSEYRKISGAAAESLKELLENNYEFVEEGNEKEDARYSDLLEKVQFNSKYEEVLKTLENRMPVFILFNNYFRVKPSIHLEHLAQRVEQNILDDKYYDYGNLCLLKLLGFTARQLADLGNTKSPDLNDHTALQTYKDNLDTRSYQLNAASVRLTDEIRSVWLPNPERPEADKLKVVVDGQYLKVVVEDDLGVDIELDQRSEGFQWLVSFFVVFFSEAMDKHENALLLLDEPGMSLHGLKQRDFRKTITRLSDKNQTLFTTHSPFLVGPDELDIVRVVEMKNRADGTDVHTTISSSDPAGLLPLQEALGYDLASSLFSQERNLILEGITDYWYIEATAAILREGEIANLNKKISLVFANTAGKVVYYATILYAHNLKVAALLDSDAAGDQAAQQENLIHTLSNKNILRTKDFCDGIARSEIEDLLRETLIKIVKEEFGVDTSSEAKKQSSRPIVDLFSDKVKDFSKYKLAKAYVRWTRSHAAKDLVKDEQEQWKNLIESINKVLK, encoded by the coding sequence ATGAGACTAACAAAAGCAAGAGTTCAAAACTATCGAAGCATAATAGATTCTGGTGAATTTGAAGTTGAAAATTTAAAAACAATTTTAGTCGGACCAAATGAAGCAGGAAAAACTGTATTGCTTAAAGCTTTACAACAGTTGAAAAAACCCGAAGATATTGATGGATTTGATGTCCTTAGAGATTATCCTCGATCAAAGTATAAGGATATTACTACTGGTAAAGTCGCTCCAGAAGACGTAACTGTAGCAACAGGTTTTTTTGATTTAGAAGATGAAGACAAAGAACTGATTCCTGAAGAATTTCATGGTTGTAAATACAAATATGAAAGAAATTATGATAACGAGAGATACCATGCACTGATTGATGCCCCCCCCCAAATTCTCTTTAATAGTATAAAAAAAGATTTTTTGAGAATGATTTCACACATGGATAAACAATTTAAACCTGATGAATCAGACGATGAAGCCACAAAGCCAAGTGAATCATTCAAATTGCTTACAACCGATTGGTCTGAGTATAGAAAGATTTCTGGAGCTGCTGCTGAGTCTTTAAAGGAATTGTTGGAAAATAACTACGAATTTGTAGAGGAGGGAAACGAGAAGGAGGACGCAAGATATTCTGACTTATTAGAGAAGGTTCAGTTTAATTCAAAGTATGAGGAAGTACTTAAAACGTTAGAAAATAGAATGCCAGTATTCATTCTTTTTAACAATTACTTTAGGGTTAAGCCATCAATACATTTAGAGCACCTTGCACAAAGAGTAGAACAGAATATACTTGACGATAAGTATTATGACTATGGGAATTTGTGCTTACTAAAACTGCTTGGGTTTACTGCTAGGCAACTTGCGGATTTGGGAAATACAAAAAGCCCTGACCTAAATGATCATACAGCTTTACAGACGTATAAAGACAACTTGGACACAAGAAGTTATCAACTTAATGCTGCTAGTGTCAGACTCACCGATGAGATTCGTTCTGTTTGGTTGCCTAACCCCGAAAGACCAGAAGCTGATAAACTTAAAGTTGTTGTAGATGGACAATATTTAAAAGTTGTAGTTGAAGATGATCTAGGTGTTGATATTGAGTTAGATCAAAGGTCAGAAGGGTTTCAGTGGCTTGTGTCTTTCTTTGTAGTGTTTTTTTCCGAGGCAATGGATAAACACGAAAATGCACTATTATTGTTGGATGAACCTGGAATGAGTTTACACGGTCTTAAACAGCGAGATTTCAGAAAAACAATTACGAGACTTTCAGATAAAAACCAGACACTTTTCACCACACACTCTCCTTTTCTTGTAGGGCCTGATGAATTAGATATTGTACGAGTAGTCGAAATGAAAAATCGAGCCGATGGGACTGACGTGCATACTACAATTTCGTCAAGTGATCCGGCTGGATTACTTCCATTGCAGGAAGCACTTGGGTATGACCTTGCCAGCAGTTTATTCTCTCAAGAAAGAAATTTAATATTAGAAGGAATTACCGACTACTGGTACATTGAGGCTACTGCAGCAATATTAAGAGAAGGGGAAATAGCTAATTTAAATAAAAAGATTTCTTTAGTCTTCGCCAATACTGCTGGGAAGGTAGTTTATTATGCCACTATTTTATATGCTCACAATCTTAAAGTTGCGGCCTTGCTAGATTCTGATGCGGCTGGTGATCAGGCAGCCCAACAAGAAAACCTTATCCACACCTTAAGTAACAAGAATATTTTAAGAACTAAAGACTTTTGTGATGGAATTGCAAGGTCTGAGATTGAAGACCTTCTCAGAGAAACACTTATAAAAATTGTAAAAGAAGAATTCGGTGTTGACACCTCAAGCGAGGCCAAGAAGCAGTCCAGCCGCCCAATAGTTGATTTGTTTTCGGATAAAGTCAAGGATTTCTCAAAGTACAAATTAGCAAAAGCCTATGTCCGTTGGACTAGAAGTCACGCAGCAAAAGATTTAGTGAAAGATGAACAGGAACAATGGAAAAACCTGATTGAAAGTATTAATAAAGTTTTAAAATAA
- the glnQ gene encoding glutamine ABC transporter ATP-binding protein GlnQ, with amino-acid sequence MIEMKNVCKSFGNKEVLHNINFSVDEGEVVVIIGPSGSGKSTLLRCINCLEMMTTGELIVDNIRIPAEQGRIRQIRLEVGMVFQQFNLFPHMTALKNVLFGPLKARKMNKDKAMDVARNLLDRVGLAEFENKLPEQLSGGQQQRVAIARALAVNPKILLFDEPTSALDPEMIGEVLDVMKSIAKDSGMTMVVVTHEMGFAAQVASRLIFMDDGRIIEEGKPGEVMKNPQSERLKDFLGHVKHH; translated from the coding sequence ATTATTGAAATGAAGAATGTCTGTAAATCCTTCGGGAATAAGGAAGTTTTACATAACATTAATTTTTCTGTCGACGAGGGTGAGGTCGTGGTGATTATCGGGCCGTCGGGCTCCGGGAAATCAACGCTGCTTCGCTGTATCAACTGCCTGGAAATGATGACGACCGGGGAGCTCATCGTTGATAATATCAGGATCCCTGCCGAGCAGGGAAGGATACGCCAGATACGGCTGGAGGTGGGCATGGTCTTTCAGCAATTCAATCTTTTCCCACATATGACGGCCCTAAAAAATGTCCTTTTTGGCCCTCTCAAAGCGAGAAAAATGAATAAAGACAAAGCGATGGATGTTGCCAGAAACCTGCTTGACAGGGTAGGTTTGGCGGAATTTGAAAACAAACTTCCCGAACAACTTTCCGGTGGACAGCAGCAACGTGTTGCCATCGCCAGGGCCCTGGCAGTTAATCCCAAAATCCTTCTCTTTGATGAACCGACATCGGCCCTGGACCCCGAAATGATCGGTGAAGTTCTCGATGTTATGAAAAGCATTGCTAAAGACAGCGGTATGACAATGGTCGTTGTCACCCACGAAATGGGCTTTGCAGCCCAGGTCGCCAGCAGACTGATCTTTATGGACGATGGCAGAATTATCGAGGAAGGTAAACCCGGTGAAGTGATGAAAAACCCCCAATCTGAAAGACTGAAAGACTTTTTGGGGCATGTGAAGCACCATTAA